In Deltaproteobacteria bacterium, a single genomic region encodes these proteins:
- the thrS gene encoding threonine--tRNA ligase, giving the protein MESVNLTLPDGSSREAAKGSTVGEFAYSIGNRLGKDAIAGKLNGDLVDLSTAIEEDASIEIITVKSEEGLEIYRHSSSHIMAQAVQELYGDAHVTIGPVIDNGFYYDFDFDGQFTPEDFEKIEAKMAQIVKRDLPIEREIVSKDEAVRLFEKMGESYKVELINSVADDKVSLYRQGEWVDLCRGPHLPSTGKAGVFKLLSVAGAYWRGDESKPMLQRIYATAFSTEKELKAYLNRLEEAKKRDHRRVGKDLDLFEINEEAGAGMVIYHPKGAMLKYLLEEFERKEHIKRGYHIVQGPQLLRTDLWKKSGHYENYRENMYFTDVEGIGYGVKPMNCLAHMIIYASRVRSYRDLPLRYFELGTVHRHEKSGVLHGLLRVRGFTQDDAHLLCTPEQLNDEIRGVIEFISHIMDIFGFPYKMEVSTRPEKSIGSDEDWERATGALMKTLDDLGLEYDLNEGDGAFYGPKIDVKLRDCLEREWQCATIQCDFTLPERFDLSYIGKDGEKHRPVMIHRVILGSIERFIGILTEHFAGAFPTWLAPVQAVIINITDKQMDYAKEVEEKLRSEGMRVEGDYRNEKLGFKIREAQLQKIPYMIVIGDKEVEGGTISPRSRSGESLSAMTPQSFVDLLKKECNISI; this is encoded by the coding sequence TTGGAATCAGTAAATCTTACATTACCCGATGGTTCATCGAGAGAAGCCGCAAAAGGCTCTACTGTTGGTGAATTTGCTTACTCAATAGGGAACAGGCTGGGTAAAGATGCTATAGCGGGAAAGCTTAACGGTGATCTCGTCGATCTTTCGACGGCCATCGAAGAAGATGCTTCCATTGAGATTATTACCGTCAAGAGTGAGGAAGGCCTTGAAATATACCGTCATTCTTCTTCTCACATTATGGCCCAGGCCGTTCAGGAGCTCTATGGCGATGCTCATGTGACTATAGGACCGGTTATCGATAACGGGTTTTATTACGATTTTGATTTTGACGGTCAGTTTACGCCGGAAGATTTTGAAAAGATCGAAGCGAAAATGGCTCAGATCGTTAAAAGAGATCTTCCCATAGAGAGGGAAATTGTCTCAAAGGATGAGGCGGTCAGGCTCTTTGAGAAAATGGGAGAATCCTATAAGGTTGAACTCATTAATTCCGTTGCCGATGATAAGGTTTCTCTCTACAGGCAGGGTGAGTGGGTTGATCTTTGCAGGGGGCCGCACCTTCCGTCGACAGGAAAGGCGGGCGTATTTAAACTTCTCAGCGTGGCAGGCGCCTACTGGAGGGGTGATGAAAGCAAACCCATGCTTCAGAGGATTTATGCCACGGCTTTCTCTACGGAAAAAGAGCTTAAAGCCTACCTGAACAGGCTGGAAGAGGCAAAAAAGAGAGACCACAGACGTGTCGGCAAAGACCTGGATCTCTTTGAAATAAACGAAGAAGCAGGCGCCGGAATGGTTATTTATCATCCCAAGGGGGCCATGCTTAAATATCTGCTTGAAGAGTTTGAGCGCAAAGAACATATCAAACGTGGCTATCATATTGTTCAGGGGCCGCAGTTACTAAGAACAGATCTCTGGAAGAAGTCGGGCCACTATGAAAACTATCGGGAAAATATGTATTTTACCGATGTTGAGGGTATAGGTTACGGCGTAAAGCCCATGAATTGCCTGGCTCATATGATTATTTATGCCTCCAGGGTGAGGAGTTACAGGGATCTTCCTCTCAGGTATTTTGAACTCGGTACCGTACATCGCCACGAAAAGTCAGGTGTGCTGCACGGTCTTTTGAGGGTTCGGGGTTTTACCCAGGATGACGCCCATCTTCTCTGTACACCCGAACAGCTCAATGATGAGATCAGAGGTGTTATCGAATTTATAAGCCATATCATGGATATTTTCGGCTTTCCATACAAGATGGAGGTAAGTACACGGCCTGAAAAATCGATCGGTTCAGATGAAGACTGGGAGAGGGCCACAGGGGCGCTCATGAAAACCCTCGACGATCTGGGCCTCGAATATGATCTTAATGAAGGTGACGGCGCTTTTTACGGCCCCAAGATAGATGTTAAGCTTCGGGATTGTCTTGAAAGAGAATGGCAATGTGCAACAATCCAGTGTGATTTTACCCTCCCCGAGAGATTTGATCTCTCCTATATCGGTAAGGATGGTGAGAAGCACAGGCCTGTTATGATCCACAGGGTCATTCTCGGATCTATTGAAAGATTTATCGGTATATTGACGGAGCACTTTGCCGGCGCTTTTCCAACCTGGCTTGCACCTGTTCAGGCAGTGATAATTAATATTACGGACAAGCAAATGGATTATGCCAAAGAGGTTGAGGAAAAACTGAGAAGCGAAGGCATGAGGGTGGAAGGTGATTACAGGAATGAAAAGCTCGGCTTCAAGATCAGGGAAGCCCAACTGCAGAAGATTCCATATATGATCGTTATCGGCGATAAAGAGGTTGAAGGGGGCACTATTTCGCCAAGATCGAGGTCAGGTGAGTCGCTAAGTGCTATGACTCCCCAATCTTTTGTTGATTTGCTGAAAAAAGAATGCAATATTAGTATTTAA
- a CDS encoding DEAD/DEAH box helicase: MTTDNNDVQVNFDTFGFKKDIAKGVREAGFRMPSPIQEQAIPIVMKGSDVIARAQTGTGKTAAFGLPSMNNIKGGRGVEILIIAPTRELASQVSEEMFRLGRYAGVKTVAVYGGQSISRQVEMIQRGANVVTATPGRLLDHLRSKRFRNFAPSVVVLDEADEMLDMGFLEDIEAIFKFLPEERQTLLFSATMPPAIRKLANKILKTPVSIDVTPKEVTTNVDIAQHYYVIEEREREEAMVRLIDTESPGKSIVFCRTKREADNLSTVLVSRGYSARALHGDMEQRQRNETIASFKKGQSDMLVATDVAARGLDITDVTHVFNYHIPFNPESYIHRIGRTGRAGKKGVAITLVTPLEFKELSRIMKVSGAPIKYREVPSIHEVKQNYMDDLFARLKDRDFDDEILDMVQGLSGEMDVTSLACKALSLLLDDQKVAGPNRIGFSSGAVEKMMHRFKSQYGGRKQYGGQKRYGGNKRPGGGGYGKGGYRGRGGSGGRRK, encoded by the coding sequence ATGACAACTGATAATAATGATGTACAGGTGAATTTTGATACATTCGGTTTTAAAAAGGATATAGCCAAAGGAGTGAGGGAGGCCGGTTTCAGGATGCCAAGCCCTATTCAGGAGCAGGCTATTCCTATTGTTATGAAGGGGAGTGATGTCATTGCCCGGGCCCAGACAGGAACGGGCAAAACAGCGGCCTTTGGTCTTCCTTCTATGAACAATATTAAGGGAGGGCGCGGTGTTGAGATTCTCATTATTGCACCTACAAGAGAGCTCGCTTCTCAGGTGAGTGAAGAGATGTTCAGGCTGGGCCGCTATGCAGGGGTGAAGACCGTTGCCGTATATGGTGGGCAATCCATATCGAGACAGGTGGAAATGATCCAGAGGGGGGCAAATGTCGTAACGGCTACACCGGGAAGATTGCTCGATCACTTAAGGTCAAAGAGATTCAGAAATTTTGCACCTTCCGTCGTCGTTCTCGATGAAGCCGATGAAATGCTCGATATGGGGTTTTTGGAAGATATCGAGGCAATATTCAAGTTTCTCCCCGAAGAGAGGCAGACCCTTCTTTTCTCGGCAACCATGCCGCCGGCCATTAGAAAGCTGGCCAATAAGATTCTCAAAACTCCTGTTTCTATCGATGTAACGCCTAAAGAGGTAACGACAAACGTCGATATTGCCCAGCATTATTACGTTATTGAAGAGCGTGAGCGTGAAGAGGCCATGGTTCGTCTTATTGATACGGAGTCACCGGGCAAGTCCATTGTATTTTGCCGGACCAAGAGGGAGGCTGACAATCTTTCCACCGTTCTCGTTTCCCGCGGCTATTCAGCCCGTGCCCTGCACGGTGATATGGAGCAGCGCCAGCGTAACGAAACGATAGCCAGTTTCAAGAAAGGTCAGTCCGATATGCTTGTTGCCACAGACGTTGCCGCCAGGGGACTTGACATTACTGACGTTACTCATGTCTTTAACTATCACATACCCTTTAATCCTGAGAGCTACATTCATCGCATAGGACGTACTGGGCGTGCAGGTAAAAAAGGGGTGGCCATAACGCTTGTGACGCCGCTGGAATTTAAGGAACTTAGTCGCATCATGAAGGTTTCCGGCGCCCCTATCAAGTACAGGGAGGTTCCCTCTATTCATGAAGTCAAACAGAATTATATGGATGATCTCTTTGCCAGGCTTAAAGACAGGGATTTTGATGATGAGATTCTGGATATGGTTCAAGGCCTCTCTGGAGAGATGGATGTAACCAGTCTCGCTTGCAAGGCCCTTTCCCTGCTTCTTGATGACCAGAAGGTGGCGGGGCCCAACAGGATAGGTTTCAGCAGTGGCGCCGTTGAGAAAATGATGCACAGGTTTAAATCACAGTATGGCGGCCGGAAGCAATACGGGGGTCAGAAGAGATATGGTGGAAACAAAAGGCCCGGAGGAGGTGGCTACGGCAAGGGAGGCTACCGGGGACGCGGCGGCAGTGGTGGGCGGAGGAAATAA
- the typA gene encoding translational GTPase TypA translates to MIREDLRNIAIVAHVDHGKTTLVDAMLKQAGTFRANEKVDERVMDNIDLEKERGITIAAKSTAIDYEGTTINIVDTPGHADFGGEVERTLKMVDGVLLLVDASEGPLPQTRFVLKKALELKLVPILVVNKIDRPDSRIQEVLNEVYDMFIDLDADEDQLEFPIIYTIARDGIAKNELEEESADLRPLFDLILKTIPGPTGEVDGIAQLLITNIDYDDFLGRLAIGRIFSGTVSVGDNVALIGSGGEPERKKITSLYKFHGLGRKEVKKASAGDIVLLAGIEGINIGDTVTDIEKPLPLPRIQVDEPTISMVFSINTSPLSGRDGKLVTSRNLRDRLEKELLYNVSIKVDFDGTDSFKVMGRGELQLAILIEMMRREGYELSVAMPETITKEINGTLHEPMELLVIDVPEEYVGAVTQLAGERKGKMRNMQNGGHGRVSLEFSIPSRGLIAFRSQFLTDTRGTGLMNHLFDGYKPWHGPMTKRNTGTLVADRPGKTTMYALFHLQPRGILFVKEGTEVYEGMIIGENSRDNDLDVNVIKEKKLTNMRASGSDESLQLIPPKLLSLEEAIDFIKEDELLEITPNSMRLRKKVLQANKRPRNKE, encoded by the coding sequence ATGATACGCGAAGATCTTAGAAATATAGCGATTGTAGCCCATGTTGACCATGGTAAAACAACTCTTGTCGATGCCATGCTTAAGCAGGCCGGCACCTTCAGGGCCAACGAAAAAGTCGATGAAAGGGTGATGGATAATATTGATCTTGAAAAAGAACGTGGTATTACTATCGCTGCCAAGAGTACGGCCATTGATTATGAAGGTACTACTATCAACATCGTTGATACGCCGGGCCATGCTGACTTCGGTGGTGAGGTAGAGAGAACCCTCAAAATGGTCGATGGCGTGCTGCTCCTCGTCGATGCTTCAGAGGGCCCCTTGCCGCAGACACGTTTTGTACTCAAAAAGGCGCTCGAACTGAAATTGGTACCCATCCTCGTTGTTAACAAGATTGACAGGCCTGATTCGAGGATACAGGAAGTACTCAACGAAGTTTATGATATGTTTATCGACCTCGATGCAGATGAGGATCAGCTTGAGTTTCCCATCATTTATACCATTGCCAGGGATGGTATTGCCAAAAACGAACTTGAAGAAGAGTCTGCCGATTTAAGGCCCCTCTTTGATCTTATACTTAAAACTATTCCGGGACCTACGGGCGAGGTGGACGGAATAGCTCAACTTCTTATTACGAACATTGATTACGATGACTTTCTAGGGAGACTTGCTATTGGAAGGATATTCTCCGGTACTGTTTCCGTTGGAGATAATGTGGCTCTTATAGGGAGTGGTGGTGAACCGGAGAGAAAAAAGATCACCTCACTCTACAAATTCCATGGTCTTGGCCGTAAGGAAGTGAAGAAAGCGTCGGCCGGTGATATTGTTCTTCTTGCAGGTATCGAGGGAATTAATATCGGTGATACCGTTACGGATATTGAAAAGCCTTTACCTTTGCCTCGGATCCAGGTTGATGAGCCGACGATTTCCATGGTTTTTTCCATTAATACATCCCCCTTATCAGGCAGGGACGGAAAACTGGTCACGTCGAGAAACTTAAGGGACAGACTGGAGAAGGAACTTCTCTACAATGTTTCCATTAAAGTTGATTTCGACGGTACCGATTCTTTTAAAGTCATGGGGAGGGGAGAACTGCAACTTGCCATTCTCATCGAGATGATGAGGAGAGAGGGTTATGAACTCTCTGTTGCTATGCCTGAGACCATTACCAAAGAGATTAACGGTACTCTTCATGAGCCCATGGAATTGCTGGTTATTGATGTTCCCGAAGAGTACGTAGGCGCCGTAACACAGCTTGCCGGTGAGAGAAAGGGTAAGATGCGCAATATGCAAAACGGTGGTCATGGCAGGGTGAGCCTCGAATTCAGCATCCCTTCACGGGGGCTCATCGCTTTCAGATCCCAGTTTCTGACAGATACAAGAGGAACAGGACTCATGAATCATCTTTTTGACGGCTATAAACCGTGGCATGGACCTATGACAAAAAGAAATACCGGTACTCTCGTTGCAGACCGTCCCGGTAAAACGACCATGTATGCTCTTTTTCACCTCCAGCCGAGAGGTATCCTTTTCGTCAAAGAAGGGACCGAGGTTTATGAGGGAATGATTATTGGTGAAAATTCCAGGGATAATGATCTTGACGTTAATGTTATTAAGGAAAAGAAACTCACCAATATGCGAGCATCCGGTTCTGACGAGTCACTGCAACTCATTCCTCCAAAACTTCTTAGCCTTGAGGAGGCCATCGATTTTATTAAGGAAGATGAACTTCTGGAGATAACACCCAATTCGATGAGGCTAAGAAAGAAAGTCCTTCAGGCCAATAAGAGGCCTCGTAACAAGGAGTGA
- the ilvC gene encoding ketol-acid reductoisomerase — MNIYYDKDADLEIIRSKKVAIIGYGSQGHAHANNLKDSGVDVVVGLKEGSPSKKKAENSGLKVMTTTEAAGWADLVMILTPDEFHASMYGEQIEPNLKKGSVLAFAHGFSILYNQVVPREDLDVIMVAPKAPGHTVRSEFVRGGGIPDLIAIHQDASGKAKNIALSYASAIGGGRTGIIETTFKDETETDLFGEQAVLCGGAVELVKAGFETLVDAGYAPEMAYFECLHELKLIVDLMYEGGIANMNYSISNNAEYGEYVTGPKVINDESRYAMEEALHNIQTGEYAKRFILEGQTNYPEMTARRRLNAAHPIEEVGAKLRSMMPWIQKIVDKDKN, encoded by the coding sequence ATGAACATTTATTACGACAAGGACGCCGACCTTGAAATTATCAGATCGAAAAAGGTTGCCATTATCGGTTATGGAAGCCAGGGTCATGCCCATGCAAACAACCTGAAAGATAGCGGCGTCGATGTAGTCGTTGGACTTAAAGAAGGCAGCCCATCCAAGAAAAAGGCCGAGAACTCGGGGCTTAAAGTAATGACCACTACTGAAGCCGCAGGATGGGCCGATCTTGTTATGATCCTTACGCCCGATGAATTTCATGCATCCATGTATGGTGAGCAGATCGAGCCAAACCTTAAAAAAGGGAGCGTACTCGCCTTTGCTCATGGATTCAGCATCCTTTACAACCAGGTTGTACCAAGGGAAGATCTTGACGTCATCATGGTTGCTCCAAAAGCACCCGGACATACCGTAAGAAGCGAGTTTGTAAGGGGCGGCGGAATCCCCGACCTCATCGCTATCCATCAGGATGCTTCAGGCAAAGCAAAAAACATCGCCCTTTCCTATGCCTCAGCCATTGGCGGCGGACGTACCGGCATTATTGAAACTACCTTTAAGGATGAAACTGAAACGGATCTCTTCGGTGAGCAGGCCGTTCTCTGTGGTGGCGCAGTCGAGCTTGTCAAGGCCGGTTTTGAAACGCTTGTCGATGCAGGTTATGCCCCTGAAATGGCCTACTTTGAGTGCCTCCATGAACTCAAGCTTATCGTTGACCTCATGTATGAGGGCGGTATTGCTAATATGAACTACTCTATCTCCAACAATGCCGAGTACGGCGAATATGTTACAGGCCCGAAAGTCATCAACGATGAAAGCCGCTATGCCATGGAAGAGGCGCTCCACAACATCCAGACTGGCGAATATGCCAAGCGTTTCATTCTCGAAGGACAAACGAACTATCCTGAAATGACGGCAAGGAGAAGGCTTAACGCGGCTCACCCCATCGAAGAAGTGGGAGCAAAGCTGAGAAGTATGATGCCCTGGATACAAAAAATCGTAGATAAAGATAAGAACTAA
- a CDS encoding phosphatidylserine decarboxylase family protein: MDSREKNRSTIFAVEGRPFYGTLIAVTVIVAIGQCAWWTLLLGGLTAFVMYFFRNPERTIPADEGAVIAPADGRIVQRRHVQEDEFIGGEAIKVSVFMNVFNVHVNRSPYKGTVKKVVYHHGKFLNASLDKASEHNERNGVLMETDNGKKLLFVQIAGLVARRIVCYVSEGDKLEKGERFGLIRFGSRVDVYFPPDSKIEVNLGDKVVAGETILGYID, encoded by the coding sequence ATGGATAGCAGGGAAAAGAACCGATCTACCATCTTCGCCGTTGAAGGACGTCCCTTTTACGGGACGCTTATTGCTGTTACCGTTATCGTTGCCATTGGCCAGTGCGCATGGTGGACACTATTGCTGGGCGGACTGACGGCCTTTGTCATGTACTTTTTCAGAAATCCTGAAAGGACCATCCCTGCTGACGAGGGCGCCGTCATCGCACCGGCAGACGGTAGAATAGTCCAGAGAAGGCATGTGCAGGAAGATGAATTTATTGGCGGCGAAGCAATTAAGGTAAGTGTTTTCATGAACGTATTTAATGTTCATGTCAACAGGTCGCCTTACAAGGGAACAGTAAAAAAAGTCGTCTATCACCATGGCAAGTTTCTTAATGCCAGCCTTGACAAAGCCTCCGAGCATAACGAAAGAAACGGTGTGCTTATGGAGACAGACAATGGGAAGAAGCTTCTCTTTGTTCAGATTGCCGGCCTTGTTGCAAGAAGGATTGTATGCTATGTTTCAGAAGGGGATAAACTGGAAAAGGGCGAACGCTTCGGACTCATCCGTTTTGGTTCCAGGGTAGATGTATATTTTCCTCCTGATTCTAAAATTGAAGTCAACCTGGGCGATAAAGTTGTTGCAGGGGAGACGATACTTGGCTATATTGATTAA